A single region of the Chryseobacterium culicis genome encodes:
- a CDS encoding TlpA family protein disulfide reductase yields the protein MKRWFLFFVIPMGIILIGLLFIRSRNINNSTQHHKSAADSHDIKDSSFQKEYLNKGGITVVNVWATWCQPCVQEIPVFQKIAAENNTVKFVFLSLDDDPKKLEMFLTKHPINDITFKNKGYIEAIKTFLGGNGIMGYNVIPQTFIIKDGKVVDKNTGGIDYRNFTNKLKSFY from the coding sequence ATGAAAAGGTGGTTTTTATTTTTCGTTATTCCAATGGGAATAATATTAATTGGTTTATTATTCATTAGGTCCAGAAACATAAATAATTCAACTCAGCATCATAAATCAGCAGCAGACTCTCACGATATTAAAGACAGTTCTTTTCAGAAAGAATACCTTAATAAAGGGGGAATAACTGTTGTAAATGTATGGGCAACCTGGTGTCAGCCATGTGTTCAGGAAATCCCTGTTTTTCAGAAAATAGCAGCAGAAAATAATACGGTAAAATTTGTTTTCTTATCATTGGATGATGATCCGAAAAAATTAGAGATGTTCCTTACAAAACATCCTATCAATGATATAACGTTTAAAAACAAAGGTTATATAGAGGCCATCAAAACATTTCTGGGCGGGAACGGGATCATGGGATATAATGTCATTCCACAGACTTTTATTATTAAAGATGGTAAAGTTGTAGACAAAAATACAGGTGGAATTGACTATCGAAATTTTACAAACAAGTTGAAATCATTCTACTAG
- a CDS encoding MFS transporter: MNTTQITTSQRIKAIIGGSIGNLVEWYDWYAYAAFAIYFSNSFFPDSDLNAQLLNTAGIFAVGFLMRPVGGWMFGSIADKIGRKKAMTLSVLLMSFGSLLIALTPTYETIGILAPAMLLIARLLQGLSVGGEYGVSATYLSEMADEKRRGFYSSFQYVTLIGGQLIALGIQLILQKIVLTETQLQDWGWRIPFVVGAFLSVIALYLRSSLHETEAFKNKTSHEKKGTIKELLKHPKAVLTVVGLTLGGTLAFYTYTTYMQKFLVNTVHLSKEQSTLISFVSLFLFACLQPLFGMLSDKIGRKPLLIAFGILGTVCTVPLLTMLSLITSAWAAFFLIMIALVILSGYTSINAVVKAELFPSEIRALGVGFPYALTVAIFGGTAEYIALWLKKMNMESLFYWYITACILFSLIVYARMKDTKKISELDKD; the protein is encoded by the coding sequence ATGAATACAACTCAAATTACAACTTCGCAGAGAATCAAAGCCATCATTGGGGGTTCCATAGGCAACCTGGTGGAATGGTATGACTGGTATGCTTACGCAGCATTTGCCATCTATTTTTCAAATTCATTTTTCCCGGATTCCGATCTTAATGCACAGCTGCTTAATACTGCCGGAATTTTTGCGGTGGGTTTCCTCATGCGGCCTGTTGGCGGATGGATGTTTGGAAGTATTGCAGATAAAATTGGAAGAAAAAAAGCCATGACACTTTCTGTTTTGCTAATGTCTTTCGGATCATTACTGATTGCCCTTACTCCTACTTATGAGACCATAGGAATCTTAGCTCCTGCTATGTTATTGATTGCAAGACTCCTGCAAGGATTAAGTGTGGGAGGAGAATATGGGGTTTCAGCTACATACCTGAGTGAAATGGCAGATGAAAAAAGAAGAGGTTTCTATTCAAGCTTTCAGTATGTAACTTTAATTGGAGGACAGCTTATCGCTTTGGGAATTCAACTCATTTTGCAGAAAATAGTACTCACAGAGACCCAACTGCAGGATTGGGGCTGGAGAATTCCTTTTGTAGTAGGTGCTTTCCTTTCTGTTATTGCTTTATATCTCAGATCAAGCCTTCATGAAACTGAAGCTTTTAAAAACAAAACTTCCCATGAAAAGAAAGGAACAATCAAAGAACTTCTTAAGCATCCAAAAGCTGTACTTACCGTAGTAGGACTGACATTAGGAGGAACATTGGCATTTTATACTTATACAACGTATATGCAAAAATTCCTAGTCAATACGGTGCATCTTAGTAAAGAGCAGTCTACATTGATATCATTTGTTTCTTTATTTCTTTTTGCGTGTCTGCAGCCTTTATTTGGTATGTTATCTGACAAAATTGGAAGAAAACCCTTATTGATTGCTTTTGGAATTCTTGGAACAGTATGTACAGTACCCCTTCTCACCATGTTAAGTCTCATTACTTCCGCTTGGGCGGCATTCTTTTTAATTATGATTGCCTTAGTGATTCTTAGCGGATATACTTCAATTAATGCGGTTGTAAAAGCTGAACTCTTTCCTTCGGAGATCCGGGCTCTGGGAGTAGGTTTTCCTTATGCTCTGACTGTTGCTATTTTTGGCGGAACTGCCGAATATATTGCCTTATGGCTAAAAAAAATGAATATGGAATCATTATTCTATTGGTATATCACAGCATGTATACTTTTCTCCCTGATCGTATATGCAAGAATGAAAGACACAAAAAAAATATCAGAATTGGATAAAGATTAG
- a CDS encoding porin, with protein sequence MKRMLLILGLIGFQMAYSQDTIKPKTPEIAAKKNPLDIGELKINLNPKGDKWLKFSVSSQIWLRNIENNPGTAVNSIPQQETYDAGMRRMRLTIQSQITPFYTVFIQVGANNQNFISGGGSGTGTNGAGKKAAFFFHDAYNELAIVPRNNFQTGQLNKNNIYMGVGLHSWNGVSRMTNGSTTKMLAGDLPIFNFPTIEIADQFSRQFGVFVHGEFNRLNYRFSVNKPFATNIKPSIGGGAVDNNQNGKLSFAGYTYYQFFNKEITATSFLAGNNLAVKKILNVGAGFYTNKNATLTQPKENVFESHNASIFGTDIYSEIPVGNQKKEMGLTLYSVFYHYNYGPNYLRTSGIMNPGTADPDFTGQKALEGAGNNRFLMGTGNIFFTQAGFVLPKFSKILKVQPFFSYALKDLKALHEKGSYYDVGANFFLYGQNAKIVAQYSSRPIYDAVSKIIFDRKGEFLLGLYIVL encoded by the coding sequence ATGAAAAGAATGTTATTAATTCTAGGTTTAATAGGTTTTCAAATGGCTTACAGTCAGGATACTATAAAACCTAAAACACCTGAAATTGCTGCTAAAAAAAATCCCTTAGATATTGGTGAGCTCAAAATCAATCTTAATCCAAAAGGAGACAAATGGCTAAAGTTCAGTGTTTCCAGCCAGATATGGCTTCGTAACATTGAAAATAATCCGGGCACTGCTGTGAATTCTATCCCTCAGCAAGAGACTTATGATGCAGGAATGCGAAGAATGAGGTTAACCATTCAAAGCCAGATTACTCCTTTTTACACTGTATTTATTCAGGTAGGAGCAAACAATCAAAATTTCATCTCTGGAGGAGGCTCCGGCACCGGCACGAACGGAGCAGGAAAAAAGGCGGCTTTCTTCTTCCATGATGCTTATAATGAATTAGCCATTGTTCCCAGAAATAATTTTCAGACAGGACAACTCAATAAAAACAATATTTACATGGGAGTTGGTCTTCATTCCTGGAACGGAGTAAGCCGGATGACCAACGGCAGCACGACAAAAATGCTGGCAGGAGACCTTCCTATTTTTAATTTTCCCACGATTGAAATTGCAGATCAGTTTTCCCGACAGTTTGGAGTATTTGTACATGGAGAATTCAACAGGCTTAATTATAGATTCAGTGTCAATAAACCTTTTGCTACAAACATAAAGCCCAGCATAGGAGGAGGCGCTGTAGATAATAATCAAAACGGTAAGTTATCATTTGCAGGATATACCTACTACCAGTTTTTCAACAAAGAAATTACAGCAACCTCTTTTCTGGCCGGGAATAACCTCGCTGTAAAAAAAATACTGAATGTCGGAGCCGGATTTTACACCAATAAAAATGCTACGTTGACTCAGCCCAAAGAAAATGTTTTTGAATCTCATAATGCTTCAATTTTTGGTACCGATATCTACTCTGAAATTCCCGTTGGAAATCAAAAAAAAGAAATGGGACTTACTTTATATAGTGTCTTTTATCACTATAACTATGGACCCAATTATTTAAGAACAAGCGGTATTATGAATCCTGGCACTGCAGATCCTGACTTTACAGGACAAAAAGCATTGGAAGGAGCAGGAAATAATCGGTTTTTAATGGGAACCGGAAATATATTCTTTACCCAGGCAGGTTTTGTACTTCCAAAATTCAGTAAAATCCTTAAGGTTCAACCATTTTTCAGCTATGCTTTAAAAGATTTGAAAGCCTTACATGAAAAAGGAAGCTACTATGACGTAGGGGCTAATTTCTTTCTCTACGGCCAAAATGCCAAAATTGTAGCTCAGTACAGCAGCAGACCCATATATGATGCGGTTTCAAAAATAATTTTTGATAGAAAGGGAGAATTCCTGCTAGGACTTTACATCGTACTTTAA
- a CDS encoding sensor histidine kinase: MNLSLRFARAFACLVFCVLMTGFIIMYFALERTTVRSAILKLQAQNMQAVHQLKQDPYLDYTLYGQNPAIDVLPEYQNISKEKKIEEEYIWNSATQSYINKIEVTDYLVIHKKKYSIKSIRYITIIEHRFLTSILMVIAWIMIFLIILTIIVSTIVSRSILEPFYCSVDEIKKFNLKDNRRMNLMETNIREFKLLNQFLLKMSDTSKKDYNLLEELSENTSHELQTPLASIKGKIELLMDSQLSESQLITLDLMNHELDRLSSINQSLILLAKLEHFKEKATNPINFSEILRERLQYFEEIFTLQNLSVFRDIQDDIFLPFDENLSAIIINNLISNAGKHNMNNGDICIKLTESFFEISNSGYPPTLPPEELFQRFKRGNPNQNSIGIGLALVKRILEIYNKKISYHFSNNSHTITIHFTN; the protein is encoded by the coding sequence ATGAATTTAAGTTTACGATTTGCACGGGCTTTTGCCTGTTTGGTATTCTGTGTTCTGATGACAGGTTTTATTATTATGTATTTTGCTCTGGAAAGGACAACGGTTCGCTCTGCAATCCTAAAACTACAAGCACAGAATATGCAGGCAGTCCATCAGCTGAAACAAGATCCCTATTTGGATTACACTCTGTATGGCCAGAATCCTGCCATTGATGTACTCCCTGAATATCAGAATATATCAAAGGAAAAAAAAATTGAAGAAGAATATATTTGGAACAGTGCTACACAGTCTTATATCAATAAAATAGAAGTAACAGATTATCTGGTCATTCACAAAAAAAAATATTCTATAAAAAGTATCCGTTATATTACGATCATTGAACATCGGTTTTTAACAAGTATCCTGATGGTGATTGCATGGATCATGATATTTCTGATCATCCTCACCATCATTGTCAGCACTATTGTTTCAAGAAGTATTCTGGAGCCGTTCTATTGCTCCGTGGATGAGATCAAAAAATTCAATTTAAAAGATAATCGCCGGATGAATCTTATGGAGACCAATATCAGAGAATTCAAACTTCTTAATCAGTTTTTGCTGAAAATGTCTGATACTTCAAAAAAAGATTACAATCTGCTGGAAGAACTTTCTGAAAACACATCTCATGAACTTCAGACTCCATTGGCTTCCATAAAAGGAAAGATCGAGCTGTTAATGGACAGTCAACTTTCTGAAAGCCAACTCATCACCCTAGACTTGATGAATCATGAATTGGACAGGCTCTCTTCTATCAACCAATCTCTTATTCTTCTGGCAAAACTGGAACATTTTAAGGAAAAAGCGACCAATCCCATCAATTTTTCTGAGATATTACGGGAAAGACTACAGTATTTTGAAGAAATTTTCACTCTTCAAAACCTCTCTGTCTTCAGAGACATTCAAGATGATATTTTCCTACCCTTTGATGAAAATCTGTCTGCCATCATCATCAACAATCTCATTAGCAATGCCGGAAAGCACAATATGAATAATGGTGATATTTGTATAAAGCTCACAGAAAGTTTTTTTGAAATCTCCAACTCCGGTTACCCTCCTACACTACCTCCAGAAGAATTATTCCAGAGATTCAAGCGTGGCAACCCCAATCAAAACTCTATCGGGATAGGTTTGGCATTGGTAAAGAGAATTTTGGAGATTTACAATAAGAAAATATCTTATCACTTTAGCAACAATTCACACACCATCACCATACATTTCACAAATTAA
- a CDS encoding response regulator transcription factor, with protein sequence MKILIIEDHKDLIINITDYLKKEDYICETASDARTAFEKIELFEYDCILLDLMLPDGNGLDILKHIKSCSAGTGVIIVSARDSLDIKLAGLDEGADDYITKPFPLPELHSRIKAVFRRKTPEIHRHLTFNEISIDLESKECSINSQLITLTKKELNLLIYFINNQNRMLTKQAIASHLWGDYTYSIDNIDFVYQHLKNLRKKLIESGGKDYLQTVYGLGYKWIDK encoded by the coding sequence ATGAAGATCTTAATTATAGAAGACCATAAAGATTTGATCATCAATATCACTGATTATCTGAAAAAAGAAGATTATATCTGTGAAACAGCATCAGATGCCCGAACCGCATTCGAAAAGATTGAACTTTTTGAGTACGACTGTATTCTTCTTGATCTGATGCTCCCCGACGGAAATGGCCTGGATATTTTAAAACACATTAAAAGTTGTTCTGCCGGGACAGGAGTAATTATTGTATCTGCAAGAGATTCGTTAGACATCAAGTTAGCAGGACTGGATGAGGGTGCTGATGATTATATTACCAAGCCTTTTCCTCTTCCTGAGCTTCATTCCAGGATAAAAGCAGTTTTCAGAAGGAAAACTCCGGAAATCCATCGGCATCTTACCTTCAATGAAATATCAATAGATCTGGAATCTAAAGAATGCAGTATTAATAGTCAGTTGATCACTTTAACAAAAAAAGAATTAAACCTCTTGATTTATTTTATCAACAACCAGAATAGGATGTTGACCAAACAGGCCATTGCCAGTCATTTATGGGGAGATTACACCTATAGTATTGACAATATCGACTTTGTATACCAACATCTGAAAAACCTAAGAAAAAAGCTCATAGAATCTGGAGGGAAAGATTATCTGCAGACTGTTTATGGATTAGGTTATAAGTGGATAGACAAATGA
- a CDS encoding two-component regulator propeller domain-containing protein yields the protein MFHKQLIFLFLITIQLYNSQQPASIWYDTENGLPQNSVKDITKDQYGFIWISTENGLVRYDGNNFVSYNHLNFKNNRFTTFFGNAKKDTIYNATAYDENTALISKRNVGILTHKSGCLQRVLRESKSHLIFSKNGIPEQFEATDFFIYFDKNNYYHLLHDGTIQYKDQKITTLKHLHKNYISNTFCIDQTIFIISKSLKKIIKISPTRITYLNAPEIFFKNDIKVYWSQINNQSFIIQNHTLYKIRYEGNTFSTKKIADYDLNKNSLSAIYHDEVNNKLYLGTLSDGLNVIKFNNFHVANKSDKSYENIFYSILPFEDDKVITSLGDVYNEHGLVKQYHFNTTSKFFLLYDHQKNILVQSDSGLLRFLKKSNYSEKENIPFKNEASYAWRLRNYFIVTFYKPTLKSILTFYRNSDFKTPFLQFSIPNIVTTIHEYDHDKWLVGTRDALYSIEAPSFVPKKISVNALHVREITKTKDGNLWITTQGNGFFLYKNKELIKMPEDKNGYLLFSHTILEDKKGFLWISTNNGLFQVLKNNLLKYSQDRKTFPGYYRYSKEDGFNTNEFNGGCSPSASVLQNGNFVFPSIKGLVFFDPEKIRSYYPKNFFLERVIFYDPKSSVKGQNINLENNFYKAAIWVDVPYYANRANLVIEAKLKGSKNEKWERVNNDGKYCISNLEPGQYQLIVRVLASPKGKYMYKTININVKHLFYQILIFKFFIILFISVFTLKLIKLRIKRQILKKKELEEIIEIRTRKLSKTVSKLEYTKEQLRKESVQQKKLLETISHDIITPIKFLSITAKKLYETDEHDRYIQKKHFESFYKSSVEFYNFVKTLKEYAEIYNISEKNETYNVYEVVEAKKTLFEVAAKEQNTHIVSNIKNPTYSKINQNVVAVIIHNLIDNAIKNTTNGVIEISTIEDDTIFFLEVRDTGKGMSKEQMTYYEKLQDNIENEKLVLQKYSLGLHLILQLLMMINGKIEFKNNKPSGTIVSIQIKKQKHD from the coding sequence ATGTTTCATAAACAACTTATATTTTTATTTCTTATAACTATACAACTGTATAACAGCCAGCAACCCGCTTCTATATGGTATGATACAGAGAACGGACTTCCTCAGAACAGTGTAAAGGATATTACCAAAGATCAGTACGGATTCATCTGGATCAGTACGGAAAACGGATTGGTACGTTATGACGGAAATAATTTTGTCTCCTATAATCATCTCAACTTTAAAAATAACAGATTTACCACTTTTTTTGGAAATGCAAAGAAAGACACTATTTACAATGCAACAGCTTATGATGAAAATACAGCATTAATATCTAAAAGAAATGTGGGTATTCTCACTCATAAATCCGGCTGTTTACAAAGAGTTTTACGTGAAAGCAAATCGCACCTTATTTTTAGTAAAAATGGAATACCTGAGCAGTTTGAAGCTACAGATTTCTTTATTTATTTTGATAAGAACAATTATTATCATTTGCTGCATGATGGAACAATACAATACAAGGATCAGAAAATTACAACGCTGAAGCATCTGCATAAAAACTATATATCAAATACTTTTTGCATTGATCAGACGATCTTTATCATTTCTAAATCTTTAAAAAAAATAATTAAAATTTCTCCTACCCGTATAACTTACCTGAATGCACCTGAGATTTTCTTCAAAAATGACATCAAAGTATACTGGAGCCAGATTAACAATCAATCTTTTATTATTCAGAATCATACGTTGTATAAAATACGGTATGAGGGAAATACCTTCAGTACAAAAAAAATAGCAGATTATGACCTTAATAAAAATTCTTTATCTGCCATCTATCATGATGAAGTAAACAATAAACTCTACCTTGGAACATTATCTGATGGGTTGAATGTAATCAAGTTTAATAATTTCCATGTAGCCAACAAATCAGATAAATCTTATGAGAATATTTTCTATTCGATACTTCCTTTTGAAGATGATAAGGTAATTACTTCTCTGGGTGATGTATATAATGAACACGGACTGGTAAAACAGTATCATTTTAATACAACCAGCAAGTTTTTTTTACTGTATGATCATCAAAAGAATATTCTTGTTCAGAGTGATTCAGGTTTACTACGTTTTCTTAAAAAGTCCAATTATTCTGAAAAAGAAAACATTCCTTTTAAAAATGAAGCCTCTTATGCATGGAGATTGAGAAACTATTTCATTGTAACCTTTTACAAACCTACTTTGAAATCGATCCTTACCTTCTATAGAAATTCCGACTTTAAAACCCCTTTTTTACAATTTTCCATTCCTAATATTGTAACCACAATACATGAATATGATCATGATAAGTGGCTGGTAGGAACCAGAGATGCTTTGTATTCCATAGAAGCACCCTCTTTTGTTCCTAAAAAAATATCGGTCAACGCTTTACATGTAAGAGAGATTACAAAGACAAAGGATGGGAATTTGTGGATCACGACTCAGGGAAATGGCTTTTTCCTTTATAAAAATAAGGAGCTCATTAAAATGCCGGAAGATAAAAACGGATATCTTTTATTTTCGCATACTATTCTTGAAGATAAAAAGGGTTTTCTCTGGATTAGCACCAATAACGGACTGTTCCAGGTACTGAAGAACAATCTTCTGAAATATTCTCAGGACAGAAAAACTTTTCCAGGCTATTACCGATACAGCAAGGAAGATGGCTTTAATACGAATGAGTTTAACGGTGGATGTTCTCCCAGTGCTTCAGTTCTTCAGAATGGAAATTTTGTATTCCCTTCTATCAAAGGCCTGGTATTTTTCGATCCTGAAAAAATAAGAAGCTATTATCCTAAAAACTTCTTTTTAGAGCGGGTTATTTTTTATGATCCGAAAAGCAGTGTAAAAGGGCAGAATATCAATCTGGAAAACAATTTCTATAAGGCGGCAATTTGGGTGGATGTACCCTATTATGCCAACAGAGCTAATTTGGTGATCGAAGCAAAACTGAAAGGTTCTAAGAATGAAAAATGGGAAAGGGTAAACAATGATGGCAAATACTGTATCTCAAATCTGGAGCCAGGACAATATCAGCTTATTGTAAGGGTATTGGCTTCTCCAAAAGGCAAATACATGTATAAAACGATTAATATTAATGTAAAACACCTGTTTTATCAGATACTTATTTTTAAATTTTTTATCATCCTGTTTATCTCTGTTTTTACATTAAAATTGATAAAACTCAGAATAAAAAGACAAATATTAAAAAAGAAAGAACTTGAAGAAATTATTGAAATAAGAACCCGGAAATTATCAAAAACCGTCTCAAAATTAGAATATACCAAGGAGCAGCTCCGAAAAGAGAGTGTACAGCAGAAAAAGCTATTGGAAACGATAAGCCATGATATTATTACGCCCATCAAATTCTTATCTATCACTGCCAAAAAGCTGTATGAAACAGATGAGCATGACCGCTACATTCAAAAGAAACATTTTGAAAGTTTCTACAAATCTTCTGTTGAGTTTTACAATTTCGTGAAAACCTTAAAAGAATATGCAGAGATTTATAATATTTCTGAAAAAAATGAAACCTATAATGTTTACGAAGTGGTAGAAGCTAAAAAGACTCTTTTTGAAGTGGCCGCGAAAGAACAAAATACCCATATTGTCAGTAATATTAAAAATCCTACTTATTCAAAAATCAACCAAAATGTAGTTGCGGTTATCATCCATAATCTCATAGACAATGCGATCAAAAATACGACCAACGGAGTCATAGAAATTTCTACCATTGAGGATGACACTATTTTTTTTCTGGAAGTAAGAGATACCGGTAAAGGCATGAGTAAGGAACAAATGACCTATTATGAAAAGCTTCAGGATAATATTGAAAATGAAAAACTGGTTTTGCAAAAATACAGTTTAGGATTGCATCTTATTCTTCAGTTACTGATGATGATCAATGGTAAAATTGAATTTAAAAATAATAAACCCAGTGGAACTATTGTATCAATTCAAATAAAAAAACAAAAACATGACTAG
- a CDS encoding dicarboxylate/amino acid:cation symporter, producing MKSKKIYQQLYFQVVIAIIGGVFLGQFYPEIGEKMKPLGDGFIKMIKMIIAPVIFITLTLGIAHMTDLTKVGRIAIKSMIYFFTFSTLALVIGLIVGNLLQPGSGLNIDPANLSGDISQYQQKAHETTITGFITSIIPDTLFSPLVGDNILQILLVSILMGVALVLTKNKSQKIIDFIQDLSAPIFKIVHMLMKLAPIGAFGAMAFTIGKYGLYSVLNLIFLVGTFYITSILFVIIILGAVAWYNGFNIFKLIIYLKEEVLLVLGTSSSESALPGIMEKLEKAGCSKTIVGFVVPTGYSFNLDGTNIYMTLASLFIAQALNIHLPIEKQLALLLIAMLSSKGAAGVTGAGFVTLAATLAIVPEIPIAGMTLILGIDKFMSECRAITNVMGNSVATIVVANWENQLDKKQLQRCLNHPIKNITE from the coding sequence ATGAAATCAAAAAAAATATATCAGCAGCTTTACTTCCAAGTTGTTATTGCGATCATTGGCGGTGTATTTTTAGGCCAGTTCTACCCTGAAATCGGTGAGAAAATGAAACCATTGGGTGATGGTTTTATTAAAATGATTAAAATGATTATTGCACCCGTTATTTTTATTACCCTCACATTGGGGATCGCTCATATGACAGATCTCACAAAAGTGGGCCGGATTGCCATAAAATCAATGATTTATTTTTTTACCTTCTCTACATTGGCTCTTGTGATTGGGCTTATTGTGGGCAATCTATTACAGCCCGGATCGGGATTAAACATAGATCCTGCAAATCTTTCGGGTGATATTTCTCAATATCAGCAGAAAGCTCATGAAACAACCATCACGGGATTTATCACCAGTATTATTCCTGATACGTTATTCAGTCCTCTCGTGGGTGATAATATTCTTCAGATATTATTGGTTTCGATTTTAATGGGCGTTGCTTTGGTTTTAACCAAAAATAAAAGCCAAAAAATCATTGATTTTATCCAGGATTTATCAGCACCCATCTTTAAAATTGTTCATATGTTGATGAAGCTAGCTCCTATTGGGGCTTTTGGGGCTATGGCATTTACGATTGGGAAATATGGGCTATATTCTGTTTTAAACCTAATTTTTTTAGTTGGTACCTTTTACATCACTTCTATTCTCTTTGTCATTATAATATTAGGAGCTGTAGCGTGGTATAATGGATTTAATATTTTTAAACTCATTATTTATCTTAAAGAAGAAGTTCTTCTGGTATTGGGAACGAGTTCTTCAGAATCTGCACTGCCGGGGATTATGGAAAAACTTGAAAAAGCAGGCTGTTCAAAAACTATTGTAGGTTTTGTAGTTCCTACCGGTTATTCTTTTAATCTTGACGGAACCAATATTTATATGACCCTTGCTTCATTGTTTATTGCACAGGCTCTCAATATCCACCTGCCCATCGAAAAACAGCTGGCTCTTCTTCTGATTGCTATGCTAAGTTCTAAAGGAGCTGCAGGAGTAACAGGAGCTGGTTTTGTCACTTTAGCCGCAACATTGGCTATCGTCCCTGAAATTCCTATTGCCGGAATGACATTGATTTTGGGAATTGATAAATTTATGAGTGAATGCAGAGCCATCACAAATGTTATGGGCAATTCTGTAGCGACTATTGTTGTCGCTAACTGGGAAAATCAGCTGGATAAAAAACAACTTCAACGATGTCTTAACCATCCCATTAAAAACATTACTGAATAA
- a CDS encoding response regulator transcription factor: MTRKIIIADDHFVVRLGTTLILESHYKDVKISYAESYTELTDKLLAEEFGLLILDINMPESKYLNMIGEIKKIQPNLKILVFSVYDNDIAVQYIIEGADGYINKLSDENNILEAVQQIFETGTYYSPEIVKKLVSSAKKDTPINPLEALSEREKEIFDLLVKGYGNIEISNELNLHLSTVSTYKARIYKKLNIKNTVDLVRLGDRNQVHKK, from the coding sequence ATGACTAGAAAAATTATTATTGCTGATGATCATTTTGTAGTAAGATTAGGCACTACCCTAATTTTGGAATCCCACTACAAAGATGTAAAAATTTCATATGCCGAATCCTACACGGAACTCACGGATAAATTACTTGCTGAAGAATTCGGTCTGCTCATCCTGGATATTAATATGCCGGAAAGTAAATATTTAAATATGATTGGGGAAATAAAGAAAATACAGCCCAATCTTAAAATTCTGGTTTTCTCTGTGTACGATAATGATATCGCAGTACAGTATATCATTGAAGGTGCTGATGGATATATTAATAAACTTTCTGATGAAAACAATATTCTGGAGGCCGTTCAGCAAATCTTTGAAACCGGAACCTACTATTCTCCGGAAATTGTGAAAAAACTGGTTTCTTCTGCTAAAAAAGACACCCCCATAAATCCACTTGAAGCTTTATCAGAAAGAGAAAAGGAAATATTTGATTTGCTGGTTAAAGGATATGGCAATATTGAAATTTCCAATGAATTAAACCTTCACCTTTCCACAGTAAGCACCTATAAAGCAAGAATTTATAAAAAACTAAATATTAAAAACACGGTTGATCTTGTCAGGCTGGGAGACCGAAATCAGGTTCATAAAAAATAA